The following coding sequences lie in one Labrus bergylta chromosome 13, fLabBer1.1, whole genome shotgun sequence genomic window:
- the xk gene encoding membrane transport protein XK gives MRLPSSIFVSVSLFTAETTAALYLSSTYRSAGDQIWQGLTLLFTLVPSVLVQLTLTFIHRDLSRDRPLVLLLHILQLGPIVRCLEAFCIYGSVGRVEEPYVSITRKKQMPRGGQSEEVERQVGQAEGKLFTHRAAFARTSVIQAFLGSAPQLTLQLYICVLQQGVSIGRGTLMVISMLSIVYGALRCNILAIKIKYDDYEVDVRPAAYLCIFMWRSFEIASRVVVLVLFSSVLQLWILPVVLLNFLVFFLYPWILFWKSHSPFPENIEKTLTRVGTTIVLCLLTFLYAGINMFCWSAVRVKLSDPDLINKSQNWYRMALYYMLRFVENASLLLLWYVYKTDFYNFICAPLLLLQLLVAYAVGIFFMLVFYQFCHPCRRLFSSSMTQSLWNCSSLLCLVCTSPSPRRRPLGKSVLDPLSPGTHKEPGTEGPQDTASDSAEDIPNDTTYDMLDDTVYDTPNEMTNSTQGGINGDISHGASCNA, from the exons ATGCGACTCCCCAGTTCCATCTTTGTGTCGGTGTCTCTGTTCACGGCCGAGACCACGGCGGCGCTGTACCTCAGCTCCACGTACCGCTCAGCTGGAGACCAGATCTGGCAGGGGCTCACGCTCCTCTTCACGCTCGTGCCGTCCGTGCTGGTGCAGCTGACCCTCACCTTCATCCACCGGGACCTGAGCAGGGACAGACCCCTcgtcctgctgctgcacatcCTGCAGCTCGGACCCATCGTCAG gtgtCTGGAGGCGTTTTGTATTTATGGCAGCGTGGGCCGCGTGGAGGAGCCTTATGTCAGCATCACCAGGAAGAAGCAGATGCCTCGCGGGGGGCAGTCTGAGGAGGTGGAGCGGCAGGTGGGGCAGGCGGAGGGGAAACTGTTTACACACCGAGCAGCCTTCGCCCGCACCTCTGTCATTCAGGCCTTCCTGGGATCTGCCCCCCAACTCACCCTGCAGCTCTACATCTGCGTCCTGCAGCAGGGGGTCTCCATCGGGAGAG GCACACTGATGGTGATCTCCATGCTGTCCATTGTGTACGGAGCTCTGAGGTGCAACATCCTGGCCATTAAGATCAAATACGATGACTATGAAGTGGACGTTCGGCCCGCGGCTTATCTGTGCATCTTCATGTGGAGAAGCTTTGAAATCGCCTCGCGCGTGGTGGTCCTGGTTCTGTTcagctctgtgctgcagctctggATCCTGCCTGTGGTTCTGCTCAACTTCCTTGTCTTCTTCCTCTACCCTTGGATCCTGTTCTGGAAGAGCCACTCGCCGTTCCCGGAGAACATAGAAAAGACTCTGACCAGGGTCGGAACCACCATCGTGCTCTGCCTGCTCACCTTCCTCTACGCCGGCATCAACATGTTCTGCTGGTCGGCCGTGCGGGTGAAACTCAGCGACCCGGACCTCATCAACAAGTCCCAGAACTGGTATCGCATGGCTCTGTACTACATGCTGCGCTTTGTGGAGAACGCCTCCCTTCTCCTGCTGTGGTACGTCTACAAAACAGACTTCTACAATTTCATCTGCGCCccgctgctcctgctgcagctgctggtcgCCTACGCCGTCGGCATCTTCTTCATGCTGGTCTTCTACCAGTTCTGTCACCCGTGTCGGAGGCTCTTCTCCTCCAGCATGACACAAAGCTTGTGGAACTGCTCCTCCCTGCTTTGCCTCGTGTGCACCTCTCCCTCGCCTCGGAGACGGCCGTTGGGCAAGTCCGTCCTGGATCCCCTGAGCCCCGGCACGCACAAAGAGCCGGGTACCGAGGGGCCACAGGACACGGCCAGCGACTCGGCAGAAGACATTCCAAATGACACGACGTACGACATGCTAGACGACACGGTCTACGACACTCCCAATGAAATGACCAATAGTACACAAGGTGGAATCAACGGGGACATTAGCCACGGTGCATCCTGCAATGCTTAA